The Brachyhypopomus gauderio isolate BG-103 chromosome 12, BGAUD_0.2, whole genome shotgun sequence genome window below encodes:
- the LOC143527913 gene encoding kinesin light chain 1-like, which produces MSTTVKPCEQKLVRLTQEEIIANTKLSIQALEELKNDHNTILETLSETLKYLNAGAEVSLVQEKHTLLHSAVDTIQLAAGEAQVMIALAGHLNTVESEKQTLHAKVRRLHQENQWLRDELAITEKQLRASQQSMVQLQEDMRHLEFTLQLKHYDQESDQDTLKEEETGDPVRDDVLTNSEQVDETSHGHTRVVLPTAQQTALYKLAIQKAEQGRYETAALLSKLVMEDVEKTLGHDHPVIATMLNILALGHRKQNNYKEASRLLHEAVMIREKCLDKGQTSDCLQVAFMLNNLSVLYGKTGNYAEAELMSKRALELKEKVLGRNHPDVAKQMNNLALVYQNQGKCEEVEFYFCRALDIYQKYGGPYDPTIPKTQNHLARFYLKQGKYKEAEVLFKQILTQAHEREFGTADDENKPIWMHAEDMEYSKGSMSKDFYGDYRGCSIFNTVNSPTIKHALCGLGALYRQQGKAGAAAILEEFAMQTHKQGAAVVPPRGVAQKRIVRNDDGHEGCVEGHRIEIYNFSAPVADHGKLAKQLTLMP; this is translated from the exons ATGTCCACCACAGTGAAGCCATGCGAGCAGAAGCTGGTGAGGCTCACACAAGAAGAGATCATTGCTAACACCAAGCTGTCCATTCAAGCCTTGGAAGAACTGAAGAATGACCACAACACCATCCTGGAGACCTTATCAGAGACGCTGAAGTACCTGAACGCAGGTGCAGAGGTCAGCCTGGtgcaggagaaacacacactgctccacAGCGCTGTGGATACCATACAGCTGGCCGCAGGAGAAGCTCAG GTGATGATCGCCCTGGCTGGCCACCTGAACACAGTGGAGTCAGAGAAACAGACGTTGCATGCTAAGGTGCGGCGGCTACACCAGGAGAACCAGTGGCTGCGTGACGAACTGGCCATTACAGAGAAGCAGCTGCGTGCGAGTCAGCAGAGCATGGTGCAGCTGCAGGAGGACATGAGGCACTTGGAGTTCACGCTCCAACTCAAACATTATGATCAGGAGTCCGATCAGGACACCTTAAAG GAGGAGGAGACCGGAGACCCAGTCAGAGATGATGTTTTGACCAACAGTGAGCAGGtggatgaga CATCACACGGGCACACCAGAGTGGTTCTCCCCACAGCACAACAGACAGCCCTCTACAAACTAGCAATCCAGAAAGCTGAACAGGGCCGTTATGAAACCGCTGCGCTGTTGAGCAAGCTGGTTATGGAAGATGTGGAGAAGACCTTGGGCCATGACCACCCTGTCATAGCCACCATGCTCAACATCCTTGCTCTCGGACACAG GAAACAGAATAATTACAAAGAAGCTTCCCGCCTTCTCCATGAGGCTGTGATGATCAGAGAGAAGTGCCTGGATAAGGGGCAGACATCG GATTGCCTGCAGGTAGCCTTCATGCTTAATAACTTGTCAGTGCTCTATGGGAAGACTGGGAACTATGCAGAGGCTGAACTGATGTCCAAGAGAGCTTTGGAGCTGAAGGAGAAG GTGCTTGGCAGGAATCATCCTGATGTCGCCAAGCAGATGAATAATCTAGCCCTGGTGTACCAAAACCAGGGTAAATGTGAGGAGGTGGAATTCTATTTCTGCAGAGCTCTCGACATCTATCAGAAATACGGTGGCCCGTATGACCCCACCATTCCCAAGACACAGAATCATctg GCGCGCTTCTATCTAAAACAAGGCAAATACAAGGAGGCCGAGGTCCTGTTCAAACAGATCCTCACACAAGCCCACGAGAGAGAGTTTGGCACAGCAGATG ATGAAAACAAGCCTATCTGGATGCATGCTGAAGACATGGAATATAGCAAA GGCAGCATGAGTAAGGACTTCTATGGTGACTACAGAGGCTGTTCCATATTCAACACAGTGAACAG CCCTACAATTAAACATGCCCTGTGTGGTCTTGGAGCTCTGTATCGCCAGCAAGGCAAAGCTGGTGCAGCAGCCATACTGGAGGAGTTCGCCATGCAGACCCACAAACAG GGAGCTGCAGTGGTTCCTCCGAGAGGTGTAGCACAGAAGAGGATCGTGAGGAATGATGATGGACACGAGGGCTGTGTGGAGGGGCACAGG ATCGAGATCTATAACTTCTCTGCACCAGTGGCAGACCACGGCAAACTGGCCAAGCAGTTGACTTTGATGCCATGA